The following proteins are encoded in a genomic region of Comamonas resistens:
- a CDS encoding K+/H+ antiporter subunit F, giving the protein MSPWFYWVLMASLVMLLAAMGCAVLRLLKGPHAQDRVLALDCMYLNGMLVMLVMGILYDSTNYFEAALLVALFGCVGSTAMAKFLLRGEVIE; this is encoded by the coding sequence ATGAGCCCCTGGTTTTATTGGGTGTTGATGGCTTCTCTGGTCATGTTGCTGGCGGCCATGGGATGCGCGGTGCTGCGTCTGCTCAAAGGCCCGCACGCGCAGGACAGGGTGCTGGCGCTGGACTGCATGTATCTGAACGGCATGCTGGTCATGCTGGTCATGGGCATTCTGTATGACAGCACCAATTACTTCGAGGCGGCTCTGCTGGTGGCCTTGTTCGGTTGCGTGGGCTCGACCGCCATGGCCAAGTTCCTGCTGCGCGGCGAGGTGATCGAATGA
- a CDS encoding Na+/H+ antiporter subunit E, whose translation MRKLFKSIFPAPLLSAALLLLWLLLNRSVSSGQILLGLILGLLIPLLLRGLRPLPVQVSHPLTILKLALRVVWDTSVSNFNVLRFLVLPKQRRHPAAFVHIPLELRDPNGLAVLAMIVCITPGTAWAEISRDRSMLLIHALEVESAEQTIAHIKQYYERPLMEIFE comes from the coding sequence ATGAGAAAACTATTCAAGAGCATCTTCCCGGCGCCACTGCTGTCCGCCGCTTTGCTGCTGCTGTGGCTGCTGCTCAATCGCTCGGTCAGCTCCGGGCAGATTCTGCTGGGCCTGATTCTGGGCCTGCTGATTCCCTTGCTGCTGCGTGGCCTGCGTCCGTTGCCGGTGCAGGTCAGCCATCCGCTGACCATTTTGAAGCTGGCGCTGCGCGTGGTCTGGGATACCTCGGTATCCAACTTCAATGTGCTGCGTTTTTTAGTACTGCCCAAGCAACGCAGACATCCAGCTGCCTTTGTGCACATTCCGCTGGAGCTGCGTGACCCCAACGGACTGGCGGTGCTGGCCATGATTGTCTGCATCACGCCAGGCACGGCCTGGGCCGAGATTTCGCGGGATCGCTCCATGCTGCTGATCCATGCTCTGGAGGTGGAAAGCGCCGAGCAGACCATCGCGCATATCAAGCAATACTACGAGCGCCCGCTGATGGAGATTTTTGAATGA